One part of the Archangium lipolyticum genome encodes these proteins:
- a CDS encoding HNH endonuclease — MSSSKRRRILDIVATDATFERTEYRGREIWLGKCLHCNAHLLIGLACARCNQGKGSRHDRHYHRDARVRELVERLLQRRRDRWRDPDDA; from the coding sequence GTGAGCTCCTCCAAGCGCCGCCGCATCCTCGACATCGTGGCCACCGACGCCACCTTCGAGCGCACCGAGTACCGCGGCCGCGAGATCTGGCTCGGGAAGTGCTTGCACTGCAACGCCCATCTCCTGATCGGCCTGGCGTGTGCACGCTGCAACCAGGGCAAGGGCAGCCGGCATGATCGCCACTACCACCGGGATGCCCGGGTCCGGGAGCTGGTGGAGCGCCTGCTACAGAGACGTCGCGACCGGTGGCGCGATCCGGACGACGCTTGA
- a CDS encoding SDR family oxidoreductase, protein MRGKTAVITGASSGIGEELALALAGRGVHVVLAARNEELLAGVKQRCERAGGRALVVATDVSDPESCRRLVERSVEAFGGIDFLVNNAGVTMSARFEEVTDLSLFERLMRVNYLGSVYCTHFALPHLKARRGLVVAVSSLTGKSGVPGRSGYAASKHAMQGFFDSLRIELDGTGVDVLVVSPGFVVTPIRSRALGADGIAGHGDTVEEKSNKMMDAPTCANLILRAMERREREVVMMPAARLMMAIKALVPGVVDRLAVRMMKQVRP, encoded by the coding sequence ATGAGAGGAAAGACGGCGGTCATCACCGGGGCGTCCTCGGGAATTGGAGAAGAGCTGGCGCTGGCGCTCGCGGGGCGCGGGGTCCACGTGGTGCTCGCGGCGCGCAACGAGGAGCTGCTGGCCGGGGTGAAGCAGCGGTGCGAGCGGGCCGGAGGAAGGGCGCTCGTGGTTGCCACGGACGTGAGCGACCCGGAGTCCTGCCGGCGCCTGGTGGAGCGCTCCGTGGAGGCGTTCGGCGGCATCGACTTCCTGGTGAACAACGCGGGGGTGACGATGAGCGCCCGGTTCGAGGAGGTGACGGACCTGTCCCTCTTCGAGCGCCTCATGCGGGTGAACTACCTCGGGTCGGTCTACTGCACGCACTTCGCGCTCCCGCATCTGAAGGCGCGGCGGGGCCTGGTGGTCGCCGTCTCCTCGCTCACGGGGAAGAGCGGCGTGCCCGGCCGCAGCGGCTATGCCGCGAGCAAGCACGCGATGCAGGGGTTCTTCGACTCGCTGCGCATCGAGCTGGATGGCACTGGGGTGGACGTGCTCGTCGTGTCACCCGGATTCGTCGTCACCCCCATCCGCTCGCGGGCGCTCGGCGCCGACGGAATCGCCGGCCACGGGGACACCGTGGAGGAGAAGAGCAACAAGATGATGGACGCGCCCACCTGCGCGAACCTCATCCTTCGCGCCATGGAGCGCCGCGAGCGCGAGGTGGTGATGATGCCGGCCGCCAGGCTGATGATGGCCATCAAGGCGCTCGTGCCGGGCGTGGTCGACCGCCTCGCCGTGCGGATGATGAAGCAGGTGCGGCCCTGA